The DNA sequence TGacatttcaaagttttgttgcaGGCTCTGTTACATCGAAGTCGGTTACAGGGTTCACTGCACAGTCTAGTACATTTGTAATGAGAACACTCCCAAATACAAGGTTCCTTGCATGGGATACACCGCTCTCCACATCGTTTGGTGCATTTGCTATGAACACACCTGTTTCTACATGGTTCAGTGCAAGGGGGGCAATTATCGCAATAATCTTTGCACTGATGGCTACAAATAAGGTTACGGCTGCAAACTTGGCGGCAGGGCTGGTGAACGCGTCCATTAAAACATGTTCCGCATGTTCCACTGCAGATATGCTCGCATTTTAGGATTGTCTCACAAGGAGATGGACAGAGCTTTGACTCGGCCTCCCAGCAGCATATTGTTGAAATGTGTCCGCACGGCCATGTGAAATGTATTTTCTCTGAACATCTAGAATGGTTGCCGCCACATATGTTTTGACATTTATGGCCACATTTTAGTTTCTTTTCGCATGGTGCTTTGCATGAAAACAATTCCGGGTTCATTGCGCATGGTACTTGCTGAGAATGTCCACATTTGGGCACAGTCTTCGTAACTAGTTCCTTACAGGGACGACATTCCATATAACATTTGTCCGGACATATGTGTTGAAATTCACATAATGTTTTTGTGCACGGTTTTTGGCATTTAATAGTTTCATGCCTCTGATCAAGCACGTGGCAATATTTCTCACATTTATGGCCACACTGTAAACGTGCTTCACATATTTTCGAACATCCACCTTCTGGAGCATTTCTAAATTCTTCAGGACTTTTTACTACAATAGCTGATTCATTTGGATGGTTCTGGCAATACAACTTTAGTCCTTCTCCAAAATAACCCTTTTCTTTCATATCGTCTGAGATTTGTTTCCATAATGTAGAATGTGTGGCTAGGTGGTCGAAGTTACCAAGAACGTAAAACCCGACCTTAGCACGTGACAATGCCACACATATACGGTTTTCTGTTTGGAGAAATCCAATTTTCCCGAAATCGTTACTGCGCACTAGAGAAAGAATAAGTATTTCATTCTCTTCGCCTTGATAGTTGTCTACAACAGTGAGTTTTACTCCTTCAAATTCTTCTCTTGGCATCAGATTCCTAATGCATATTAGTTGGCCTGTATAGGTTGTTAACAAGGTTATATCGTTTCTCGTATAGCCCTGTAGCAGAAGGTATCGGCACAATGCCACTGCGTACTCCGCCTCCTTTTGATTAGAGTAGCTCTTAATGTCTTTGTTTGAATTTTCTGAGTGTGTATGATTGATCAGGAACAGATTTGTTGAAATTCCCTTCACATTTGGGTACGTTTCAACATGTTCATGATCCTTGAGGTCTGGATAGATATGTCTCATTATACTGGAAATTTCTGGTCTCATTCTATGTTGTAGTTCTAGACTGTTGAAAGGCATGTCATTTGTAACCATCCGTTCGAAGAACGATACGTCAAGGTGATATTTCACAGCCAGTTTGTAAACCGTAGGATTTGGTCTAAGTTGTTTGTGATCTCCAATGAGTATCAGATGTTCACATTTCTTGCTCAGAGTCGTAATTATATGAGCCTCTAAGACCTCTGCAGCCTCTTCAACAACTATGATTCTTGGACCAATATCACGCAGAACTGATTGATATCTTGCCGCTCCAGATGTCGTCATTCCTATGACAGCAGCCTGTCTCATAATCTCCTTATCTCCTTGTGCTGAGGCTTCCTGATATCGTTCTGATGCTTCTTCAAAGTCTCTTCTTTTCTCCTCTATTTTGTCATAAATCTTCGTGCATAACTTTTGAATCCAAAGGCGGTATAATCTCCACTTGGTATGATGATTCAGTCTCCACACGTCTGGAATAGTTTCAGCTTCATGTTCACTCATAATATCATTATCAGATATCTTAGCAATGATTGTCGATTTTAAATGCTTCAGATACTTTGCATTTAATGTCTTTTCTCCATCCGTGCTCTTCTGCGCAGCCGCCTTAGTGTTCGGAACAAAGAATGCCACCTGCTCCTCGCGAATGTTGTGTATTTTTGATTCGCTGTCTGCTGTTAACTTCACTTCATCTCCAATATCGATCATTCTTTCTCTCATTCTCCTTGTCGCGTCATCTTCCACTCGGATTAATTTGGTATGCTTACCATTCTTCCCACTTAAAACCTCTTCCATGCATTCTTTCTGTATGTAGCCTATTCCAAGCCATttaccaatatatgaaaactcaTCTTTCTTTTTCTTGCCACGAAACCCATTAACTAGATTATTGTATAATCTCTTGCCCATTTCTGGTAATAGGACATTCTCTGTCACTATCTCCGACCGGTACATCTGTATTTTTGCGGCCCAAAATTGAACTAATTCTGAATGAATATTTAGGTCACGCAATGCCTCTCTTTTTCTAATTTGTAATCTTCCGAGCTCTGTCTTTGGTCCATGATGCACTTGACGATGCCGTTTCAAATTGAAAGCTTCAAGGGAGGCAGAACTACTTCTTCCACCTACACGCAAAACATCACCTTTAAAAAATTTCACGATCCCTTCCACAAACTGATCCAAAGCATGGTTAGTATAGCATACTATCAACATCGGGCGATTTTTCGTTTTAGTCCCCGCCCAAGCGGATTTGTTATGCAGAAGAGCTTTGACAATCTGTAAACCGATGTACGTTTTGCCAGTCCCCGGAGGACCTTGAATAATTGCTAACTCGTTTGTAAGAGCAGTTTGGACAGCTTTATACTGGGAATTATCCATATGAAGCAATTCATTTGACGGCCACATGATGTGATTTGTGACTGGAACAGCTTTTGCCACGTTTGATGCACGTGAAAATGTCGCTCTAGATTTTGCTTTGACACGGTTTCCTAGGCTTGGTGAACAAAGTTGCCTACTTTCTTGTAACACGATATTGTTGTCAACTAGTGGTCGCAAGTCGTAAGTTGTTTCGGGTGTTAAGTAAGCCGGTGGGTTTGTTACCTTTTTACAACctacaatgtatttttcaaacgGAAGATCTCCATCTTTGATAGACTGAAGACTTGAAAGTACATGTCTGTAAGATTCAAAATACCCGGTCGTTTCCGCCATTCTAAACGTTTTATGGAGAACATCGTGCGTTGTCAGTTCTTCCTGCTCAAAATGAACTACGAAAAACCCGTTCTTGATATCTTTCTCTTCTCTTTCCACCACAGTCGCAAGGAAAAAGTCGTTAAAGTCCTTATCTGTAAGGCACACCATGGAACCGTATATAAGCCTCTTACTGAATTTCCAGTTTGTCCGTTTCAGACTTTCGGTCATTTCTAACAGTAATTTGTAACAAAGACCTTTGTCTGTAACAACGGGTGAGTGGACTCTTACATTTTCGTATACCTTAATATCAAGATGTCTTAGATTTGGTTTGTCTTTTcgtttgtttcttttcttgtcCGTCGTTACTAATCTGATGTAATCTGCCATCCCTTCCCGCAAAGGTCCAACAAAATCTTCTCTCAACAAACGAAATTGTACATCAAGGTAGTGTTCTAAATCTTCATATTCCCCATCTGTTTTGTTTGGTCGGAGAAATGGTCTTACAGCGCCTGTTATTTCGCCTGGGCTTGGTGATACTGGatattgtctgaaatcatttggaGGGCTCTTATCCTGGTTTCTGCCTAGATATTGTTTTTGGTctgtttctatattttctttatgttctGTTAAACGTTGGTATTCTGATTTAAGGTCATCATTGGCTATACTGTTTTTATCAAGTGTATTTATAACCTGACCGAGCAAGGCGTGTATTCTTAGAAACACGCTTAAAGATGCTGGATTCCTTATTGTCTGTTCAATAATAATGCTAACT is a window from the Mercenaria mercenaria strain notata chromosome 7, MADL_Memer_1, whole genome shotgun sequence genome containing:
- the LOC123554008 gene encoding NFX1-type zinc finger-containing protein 1-like → MSQQEQTPQRSKSPPLSKIPVSAVEMPGQLTTTVDVQFGNFEFGSENVQFSFEGNETVTDVLTSAKSDSTRPENTDLNDKSSFEYSRSSASRRGRGRRRQNLDFIKARNERKRHEPDSVEGKLPSTAGNRRVKADHDEGPCHTKSYKGHGKKTDRDRGNNRKAHRCKRDTTKKDHLSYMFSSDEYREGAQEDTAENEEFSARSNGYAVQYGGEIDGCRKQVRIPDRAVENTNNTFTEKGLENNTNSRKVIGFPFLKKLMGKDAGYIVSELTRTPQSLKDCILRTSKEEDFLEVFLRVLAEAFKSRTTPSLMIRLFETLKEIGFFETLMKYVVDLLIKVTSGQTRGENVQKVLKNIVSIIIEQTIRNPASLSVFLRIHALLGQVINTLDKNSIANDDLKSEYQRLTEHKENIETDQKQYLGRNQDKSPPNDFRQYPVSPSPGEITGAVRPFLRPNKTDGEYEDLEHYLDVQFRLLREDFVGPLREGMADYIRLVTTDKKRNKRKDKPNLRHLDIKVYENVRVHSPVVTDKGLCYKLLLEMTESLKRTNWKFSKRLIYGSMVCLTDKDFNDFFLATVVEREEKDIKNGFFVVHFEQEELTTHDVLHKTFRMAETTGYFESYRHVLSSLQSIKDGDLPFEKYIVGCKKVTNPPAYLTPETTYDLRPLVDNNIVLQESRQLCSPSLGNRVKAKSRATFSRASNVAKAVPVTNHIMWPSNELLHMDNSQYKAVQTALTNELAIIQGPPGTGKTYIGLQIVKALLHNKSAWAGTKTKNRPMLIVCYTNHALDQFVEGIVKFFKGDVLRVGGRSSSASLEAFNLKRHRQVHHGPKTELGRLQIRKREALRDLNIHSELVQFWAAKIQMYRSEIVTENVLLPEMGKRLYNNLVNGFRGKKKKDEFSYIGKWLGIGYIQKECMEEVLSGKNGKHTKLIRVEDDATRRMRERMIDIGDEVKLTADSESKIHNIREEQVAFFVPNTKAAAQKSTDGEKTLNAKYLKHLKSTIIAKISDNDIMSEHEAETIPDVWRLNHHTKWRLYRLWIQKLCTKIYDKIEEKRRDFEEASERYQEASAQGDKEIMRQAAVIGMTTSGAARYQSVLRDIGPRIIVVEEAAEVLEAHIITTLSKKCEHLILIGDHKQLRPNPTVYKLAVKYHLDVSFFERMVTNDMPFNSLELQHRMRPEISSIMRHIYPDLKDHEHVETYPNVKGISTNLFLINHTHSENSNKDIKSYSNQKEAEYAVALCRYLLLQGYTRNDITLLTTYTGQLICIRNLMPREEFEGVKLTVVDNYQGEENEILILSLVRSNDFGKIGFLQTENRICVALSRAKVGFYVLGNFDHLATHSTLWKQISDDMKEKGYFGEGLKLYCQNHPNESAIVVKSPEEFRNAPEGGCSKICEARLQCGHKCEKYCHVLDQRHETIKCQKPCTKTLCEFQHICPDKCYMECRPCKELVTKTVPKCGHSQQVPCAMNPELFSCKAPCEKKLKCGHKCQNICGGNHSRCSEKIHFTWPCGHISTICCWEAESKLCPSPCETILKCEHICSGTCGTCFNGRVHQPCRQVCSRNLICSHQCKDYCDNCPPCTEPCRNRCVHSKCTKRCGERCIPCKEPCIWECSHYKCTRLCSEPCNRLRCNRACNKTLKCQHKCIGLCGEPCPPLCRICDKEQVTEIFFGDEDEPDATFVLLEDCSHIFETKAMDKYMLIVNVDEGIQLKCCPLCKTPIRKCLRYGKIVNRTLKDIERVKKEIIGNFRIYETVKRQVDAISPKNRTDLRAGTGAGRLSPDETKRLQQYQYYMDLCKNELGIRLDELRKTRFYTEKQLLTIQNQQRIAVAIIDVRQKIECLPSLKTSQPKAEKDLISFLQELLPNILQPRNCLTDQEIEDFMSEIERAKAYVKLLKLRRATKSAKNVADAKSDIEKMELLVLEESRFTADKGTEVHECFERVSQTLKIEGPCISEDERLEIIKAMGLTKGHWFKCPNNHIYAIGECGGATQRGKCPECNADIGGEHHRLTDGNQLAREMDGADYAAYSEEANNMANFDLNNLH